The genomic stretch CGGCTGCGTCAGGGTACCCAGCGGGCCCTTAACGGTCAGCAGACCACCTGCGAAATTGACCTCAGCGCCCTTGGGCAGCGCGATGGGAGCCTTACCTACGCGAGACATGGTTCCCCTCCCTTAGGCGACGTAGCAAATGACTTCGCCACCGACACCGGTTGCGCGGGCGCGGCGGTCCGTCATCAGACCCTGCGGGGTCGAGATGATGGCGACACCCAGGCCGTTCATCACTTGCGGAATTTCATTACGGCCCTTGTACACACGCAGACCAGGCTTCGAGACGCGCTCCAGGCGCTCGATGACCGGGCGGCCAGCGTAGTACTTCAGACCAATCGTCAGCGTGGACTTACCACCCTGCTCGGTCACGGCGAATTCGTCGATGTAGCCTTCGTCCTTCAGGACTTTGGCGATTGCCACCTTCAGCTTCGACGACGGCATGACCACCGACGCTTTTTCCACCGCTTGCGCGTTGCGGATACGCGTCAGCATATCGGCGATCGGATCGCTCATGCTCATACTGTTTCTCCTGTAGCCTGTGCGTGATTACCAGCTGGCTTTCGTCAGACCCGGGATCTCGCCCTTGAAGGCGATCTCGCGGAGCTTGTTACGCGCCAGGCCGAACTTACGGAACGTACCGCGGGGACGACCGGTGATCGAGCAGCGGTTGCGCTGACGCGTCGGATTTGCGTTGCGCGGCAGCGCTTGCAACTTCAGACGCGCTTCGTAGCGCTCTTCTTCCGACTTGCTTTGGTCGGCCACGATGGCTTCGAGAGCGGCGCGCTTCTCAGCGTACTTGGCCACGAGCTTGGCACGCTTCTTCTCGCGTTCGATCAGAGACAATTTAGCCACGGTAACCCCTTAATTACGGAACGGGAACTTGAACGCATTGAGGAGCGCCTTCGCTTCCTCGTCGTTCTTCGCAGTCGTCGTGATGCTGATGTTCAGACCACGGAGTGCGTCGATCTTGTCGTACTCGATCTCGGGGAAAATGATCTGCTCTTTCACACCGATGTTGTAGTTGCCGCGACCATCGAACGCCTTACCCGACACACCACGGAAGTCGCGCACGCGGGGCAGCGACACGGTGATGAAGCGATCCAGGAATTCGTACATACGTTGGCCACGCAGCGTGACCATCGTACCGATCGGGTAACCCTGGCGAATCTTGAAGCCGGCGATAGCCTTGCGGGCTTTCGTCACGATGGGCTTCTGGCCAGCGATCTTGATCAGGTCGCCCGTGGCGTGCTCGATGACCTTCTTGTCATTGATGGCTTCACCAAGACCCATGTTCAGGGTGATCTTGGTGATACGCGGCACTTCCATCACGGACTTGTAGCCGAACTGCTTGATCAGTTCGGGCACAACCTTCTCTTTGTAAAACTCTTGCAGACGTGCAGTCATGCTCAACTCCTCTCTATTGCCCAGAATCAAGCGCCGACGGCAGCACCGGTGGTCTTCAGCACGCGCGTCTTCACGCCGCCTTCAACCTTGATGCCGACGCGCGACGGCTTGCCATTGGCATCCACGAGCGCAACGTTCGAAATATGGATGGGCATGACCTTGTCGACCACACCACCCGTGGTACCCAGCATCGGGTTCGGACGCACGTGCTTCTTTGCAACGTTCACGCCTTCAACCGTCACATGCTCGGCGAGCACGGCCAGCACAGTACCTTGCTTGCCCTTGTCTTTACCGGTACGGACGATGACGCGATCGCCCTTGCGAATCTTGTTCATGCGGCCTCCGTTTACAGCACTTCCGGCGCGAGCGACACGATCTTCATGAAGCGCTCGGTACGGAGTTCGCGAGTGACCGGCCCGAAGATACGGGTGCCGATCGGCTCAAGCTTGGTGTTCAGCAGCACGGCGGCATTGCCGTCGAACTTGATGAGCGAGCCGTCAGGACGGCGCACGCCCTTGGCGGTACGTACCACCACGGCATTGTAGATATCGCCCTTCTTCACGCGACCACGCGGGGCAGCATCCTTGACGCTGACCTTGATGATGTCGCCGACGCTGGCGTAGCGGCGCTTCGAACCGCCCAGCACCTTGATGCACATGACTTCACGCGCACCCGTGTTATCGGCCACTTCGAGCCGGCTTTCTGTCTGAATCATGGTGTTCTCGTCCCAACTTAATTCGCCAAACGCACAATGCGCAGAGGCGATCAGTCTTGGTCCCGCCGGCTGCTGGCATTGCGCCAACTGCGATTGGGTTGATCAACTTGAAGTCGGTAGCTGCCCGACGGCGATTGCCGCCTGGCCCATTCGCTTTTTCCCTCACCCGAGCTACCAGCAGATTTGCCAGCCACCCTCTGAAAGGGAAAGACCGAGACTATATCACATAATCTCGGCCTTGCAACAGCAAACTACTCCGCTGTTGTTTTAGATCACGCGTGCAGCCTCAAGCAGACGCGACACTACCCACGACTTGGTGCGGGAGAGCGGACGCGATTCCGTGATTTCAACCTTGTCGCCTTCGTTGTACTGATTGGCTTCGTCGTGCGCGTGATACTTCTTCGAGCGCACCACGTACTTGCCGTACAGCGGATGCTTGACGCGGTTTTCGATCAGGACCGTGACGGTCTTGTCCATCTTGTTGCTGACAACGCGACCGACGAGCGTGCGCTTCAGGGACGTTGCGGCTTCAGTCATTTCTGGTTCCCCTTCTGGCCCAGCACGGTGCGGACACGCGCGATGTCACGACGCACCTTCTTCAGCTGGCTGGTGTTCTGCAGCTGTTGCGTCGCTTTTTGCATGCGCAGGCCAAATTGGGCCTTCAGCAGCTCGGAGAGCTCCTGGTTCAGCCCGGCGACATCTTTGTCGCGCAGATCGGATGCTTTCATGGTGTGTGCTCCTTACGTTCCGACCTGACGCACCACGAAGCTGGTCGCGATCGGCAGCTTGGCAGCGGCCAGGCGGAATGCCTCGCGTGCCAGTTCTTCGCCAACGCCGTCCATTTCGTACAGCATCTTGCCCGGCTGAATTTCAGCCACGTAGTATTCCGGGTTGCCCTTACCGTTACCCATACGGACTTCGGCAGGCTTCTTCGAGATCGGCTTGTCCGGGAAAATCCGGATCCAAATGCGGCCGCCACGCTTGATGTGACGGGTCATCGCACGACGGGCCGACTCAATCTGACGCGCGGTCAGACGGCCGCGGCCCATCGCCTTCAGACCGAACTC from Ralstonia pickettii encodes the following:
- the rpsH gene encoding 30S ribosomal protein S8, with the protein product MSMSDPIADMLTRIRNAQAVEKASVVMPSSKLKVAIAKVLKDEGYIDEFAVTEQGGKSTLTIGLKYYAGRPVIERLERVSKPGLRVYKGRNEIPQVMNGLGVAIISTPQGLMTDRRARATGVGGEVICYVA
- the rplX gene encoding 50S ribosomal protein L24 — protein: MNKIRKGDRVIVRTGKDKGKQGTVLAVLAEHVTVEGVNVAKKHVRPNPMLGTTGGVVDKVMPIHISNVALVDANGKPSRVGIKVEGGVKTRVLKTTGAAVGA
- the rplN gene encoding 50S ribosomal protein L14; this translates as MIQTESRLEVADNTGAREVMCIKVLGGSKRRYASVGDIIKVSVKDAAPRGRVKKGDIYNAVVVRTAKGVRRPDGSLIKFDGNAAVLLNTKLEPIGTRIFGPVTRELRTERFMKIVSLAPEVL
- the rpmC gene encoding 50S ribosomal protein L29, with product MKASDLRDKDVAGLNQELSELLKAQFGLRMQKATQQLQNTSQLKKVRRDIARVRTVLGQKGNQK
- the rpsN gene encoding 30S ribosomal protein S14 — translated: MAKLSLIEREKKRAKLVAKYAEKRAALEAIVADQSKSEEERYEARLKLQALPRNANPTRQRNRCSITGRPRGTFRKFGLARNKLREIAFKGEIPGLTKASW
- the rplE gene encoding 50S ribosomal protein L5, whose product is MTARLQEFYKEKVVPELIKQFGYKSVMEVPRITKITLNMGLGEAINDKKVIEHATGDLIKIAGQKPIVTKARKAIAGFKIRQGYPIGTMVTLRGQRMYEFLDRFITVSLPRVRDFRGVSGKAFDGRGNYNIGVKEQIIFPEIEYDKIDALRGLNISITTTAKNDEEAKALLNAFKFPFRN
- the rplP gene encoding 50S ribosomal protein L16, yielding MLQPKRRKYRKEQKGRNTGIATRGNAVSFGEFGLKAMGRGRLTARQIESARRAMTRHIKRGGRIWIRIFPDKPISKKPAEVRMGNGKGNPEYYVAEIQPGKMLYEMDGVGEELAREAFRLAAAKLPIATSFVVRQVGT
- the rpsQ gene encoding 30S ribosomal protein S17 — protein: MTEAATSLKRTLVGRVVSNKMDKTVTVLIENRVKHPLYGKYVVRSKKYHAHDEANQYNEGDKVEITESRPLSRTKSWVVSRLLEAARVI